TTGACGATGTGGTAGACCACATCGACAACCTTGGTCTCCTGATTGTCCTGGAGGTTCACCCCGACATCCGCATATGCGTAGCCATAATTATTGTAATAGCCGGTCAAGGCTTCAATATCATTTTTGAGAAGCGTCCGGTCAAAATACTCATCTTCATCATGAAGCGCATCAATGGATGTCACTTTAATCAACTGAGCAGGATCTTCGATCAGGTCACCCTTGAACAGAGTCTGCCCCATCTTGAAGCGATCACCTTCCCAAACACGATAAATAACGTCGATGCCAGAGTCCTTGATTTCGACATCAGGTTGCCCGACCTTGGCAGTCAGAAATCCTTTGCTCTGATACAAGGCCATGATGGCAGCGGCATCCCGCTCCAAAAGTTCTTCCTTCAGCACACCTGAATCGCTGATCCAGGAAAACATGCCGCGTTCCTGAAGAGCGAGCACGTCCTTAACGTCATCTGGATCCATCAATTTGGCACCATCAATGATGATGTTCTCGATGTACAGTTGAGGCCCTTCGTCAACCACAAAAGTCAAACGTGCGATGCCCGTGCCGGCGTCTTCGACCTCATGGGTAATTTTGGCCTTGTAATAGCCTTCTTTACGATACATCTCGCGGATAACGCGAATGTCATCGGCGAGAACTTTGGGGTTAACAACGCCACCCTTTTTGGTAGAAACGGCTTCGAGAATGTCTTCGGAATCGATTTCATCGGCTCCACGCACACCCAAAGCCTGGATGCGTGGTTTTTCCTTGACTACAAAGATGACCTTTTTGCCATCCTCGACTGAATCAACTTTGACTTGTACATCATCAAAATAGCCGAGATCATAAATATTTTTCAGTGCTGTATTCACAGATTTTGCAGTCAGGATATCTCCTTTCTGCAAAGTAAGGCGCATCATGACCACTTCTTTGTCCAAGACCTGCGTGCCCTCGACACCAACTTCGGCCACCACATCCTGACGGAGTAAATCCATCCGCATTCGGTCAACCAAGGCATCCACAGCAGGCAAAAGGTTAATTAACCCTTTCTTGGTCACAGAAATTTTCTTGCCCGGACCTTTTGCATACGCATCGACCAGTCGGGCATCCAATGTCAAACTGTCACCGATTTGATTCAACGATCCGTATACAGAAAATTCACCACCGACAAGAAGTGCAATTTCACGAGCAGAGGTTGGGTCAAAGCGGGTGTAGCCTTTTTCTTCAACAAGACGAATGACTTCTTCCTGATTGACGACATCAAAACCAGCTTCCTGAAGCCGATCAGTCAACAATTCCGGCAAGCTGTCCTTGAGATAGGACAAATCGTCACCAGCATTGACCTCAAAAGGCAAGACAGTCACCTTGATATCCTGATGAAGACTTTCGGCCGCAAAGGCCATCGTCGTGATCAGGCAAAAACACGCAGTAATTACCCCAATGGCAAACCGACGGACCAAACTAGTGAGCATAGAATTCTCCTGAACGCAATTCAACACGCCGATGCATCATACCTGCAAGTTCTGGATTATGTGTCACAACAACAGATGTCATGCCTAATTCATTATTAAGAGTCATCAACAATTCACCAATCATGTCGCCTGTTTCTCCATCAAGATTGCCGGTAGGCTCATCGGCAAGAAGGACTTTTGGTCGAAGCAAGATAGCCCGTGCAATCGCAGCACGCTGCCGCTCGCCCCCTGACAGGGTTGTCACCTTATAGTCCAATCTGTGCCCGAGGCCAACCATCTCAAGCGCTTCTCTTGCACGTTCCAACCCTTCGGATCGTCCCTTACCCGCGATAAACGCCGGCATGGCAACATTTTCCAGCGTTGAAAATTCTGGAAGCAAGTGATGAAACTGAAAAACAAACCCGATATCGCGATTCCGTAATTCGGCCCGTTTCCCGCTTCCCAGTGTATTCAATTCCACACCATTCATGAAAATCTGTCCACTGGTCGCCTGATCCAATGTGCCGAGCATGTGCAACAATGTCGTTTTTCCCGACCCCGAAGCACCGAGAACAGCCACGGACTCACCCTGTTCAATGGTCAGATCGACCTTGTTCAAGATATGGACTGTTTCCGACGGACCATCAAAATCCTTACTCACGGCAACCAGTTGGTATATAGGGTCTTTATTCATAACGCAAGGCTTCGCTCGGGTTCAAGGCCGCTGCCCGCCACGCCGGGTAGATGGTTGCCAGAAAACACAGCAAAAATGCCGCAGCACCAATGGCCACCATATCCCAAGTCTCCAGACGAACCGGTAGATAATCAACCGGATACACATTACTTGGTAATTTGATAAACTGATATTTCTTCAAGAGCAAACTCAACGGCACACCGATAAGAAACCCTATCAGAGTTCCAGCAAGGCCAATCAGTGTTCCTTGAAGCATAAAAATATTCCGAATACTCTTGGCATTAGCTCCGATGGACATGAGAACTGCAATGTCTTTGGTTTTCTGAATAACCAGCATGACCAAACTTGTCACAATACTGAAAGAACCGACAAGAACAATCATCGCAAGAATGATGAACATGGCTGTCTTTTCCAATTCCAACGCGGCGAATAAATTGGCATTCATTTCCTGCCAGTGCCGAACATAGACCGTAAAACTCGCAATCTTTTTACGTAAGTCTTTGGAAATGGCGTCCACATTGTACACATCGTCCACGCTAATTTCCAAACCTGATACGACATCGCCCTTGAATCCCAAAAGATTTCGGGCGGCTGGAATGCTGACATATCCCAAGGAGGAATCATACTCGAACATCCCGGTCCGGAAAATACCCGCAACGATAAATCGTCGAATCTTGGGCGTAAAACCGGCGGCACCGGATCGACCGGACGGCGAAAGCAAATTAACTTCCGATCCTTCGATCAATCCCAATCGCTTCGCCAATTCGGACCCGATAATAATTCGCGGGAAATCATTGGCATCCCCAAGTCGCCTGACATCGCCACTGATCATGTCCTTGGACAAACTCAAGACTGTATCGGACGTCCTCGGATCAATTCCCCGAAGAATCACGCCTTTGACGCCATTCCGGGTCGACAGCATGACCTCAGAATAGATAAAAGGCGTCACACCAGTGACGCCAGATACCTTTTTTGCTTCGTTGGCAAGCGTGTCATAATCTTTGATCCCGCCACGCAGCGACGTGACCAGGACATGTGCGTTGACACCGAGTATTTTATCTCGCAAATCCGTAGAAAACCCATTCATTACACCGATGACGACAATCAATGCGCCGACTCCAAGAGCCACGCCGCAGACCGCGAACAACGATATAACGGAGATAAAAGACTGTTTGCGCAGAGCAAACAAATATCTCAGTGCGATAAACGATTCAAATCGCATATAATTGACTCGTGGGCGAAAGCCCTACCCGGCCTCCGGCCTGAGCAATGGGAACAAGATAACTTCGCGAATGGACGCACTGTCAGTCATCAGCATGACAAGCCTGTCGATACCGATCCCCTGACCGGCCGCTGGCGGCATACCATATTCGAGAGCACGCACATAGTCCTCGTCCATGAAATGCGCTTCTTCGTCCCCAGCTTCCTTTTCCTCGACCTGAATCTCGAAACGCCCCCGTTGATCGACAGGATCATTCAGTTCGGAAAAGGCATTTGCCAATTCGCGTCCTGTCATGAACAGCTCAAATCGATCAGTAATGTCGGGGTTAG
Above is a genomic segment from Pseudodesulfovibrio sp. JC047 containing:
- the bamA gene encoding outer membrane protein assembly factor BamA, with protein sequence MLTSLVRRFAIGVITACFCLITTMAFAAESLHQDIKVTVLPFEVNAGDDLSYLKDSLPELLTDRLQEAGFDVVNQEEVIRLVEEKGYTRFDPTSAREIALLVGGEFSVYGSLNQIGDSLTLDARLVDAYAKGPGKKISVTKKGLINLLPAVDALVDRMRMDLLRQDVVAEVGVEGTQVLDKEVVMMRLTLQKGDILTAKSVNTALKNIYDLGYFDDVQVKVDSVEDGKKVIFVVKEKPRIQALGVRGADEIDSEDILEAVSTKKGGVVNPKVLADDIRVIREMYRKEGYYKAKITHEVEDAGTGIARLTFVVDEGPQLYIENIIIDGAKLMDPDDVKDVLALQERGMFSWISDSGVLKEELLERDAAAIMALYQSKGFLTAKVGQPDVEIKDSGIDVIYRVWEGDRFKMGQTLFKGDLIEDPAQLIKVTSIDALHDEDEYFDRTLLKNDIEALTGYYNNYGYAYADVGVNLQDNQETKVVDVVYHIVKHQRVHIRRVLIEGNTRTRDNIIMREMRLADGDRFSGDKLKRSSQRLTNLDFFEKVDISPVPTGNPEEMDLVVKVKDKSTGKISGGIGYSTYDGVFFGGTIGEKNLFGKGYQASFEGQIGGTRTSYVAKFINPRINDTDLGFGIQAHNNEVEYSQYSKDAIGSNLYFFYPLGEYTTLKWDYGLESYNITDVASDASDDVKDDEGSHLASMLSASISRNTFDNYMSPTTGTKLVFNLIFAGGPIGGTDDYIKYTGSHDWYTPVFEKVVFHTKVWAGYIHENFGGGKIPTAPRFELGGVNSIRGYSNYDITPTEGPDSSSTLGGDKAFYTNIELKRPISEELGITALAFFDAGNSWKEGEMFFESVTRYGRKQSFGLYKSVGAGINWNSPMGPVGLVYGYALDQLDDHGRHKVELLMGQQF
- a CDS encoding lipoprotein-releasing ABC transporter permease subunit, producing MRFESFIALRYLFALRKQSFISVISLFAVCGVALGVGALIVVIGVMNGFSTDLRDKILGVNAHVLVTSLRGGIKDYDTLANEAKKVSGVTGVTPFIYSEVMLSTRNGVKGVILRGIDPRTSDTVLSLSKDMISGDVRRLGDANDFPRIIIGSELAKRLGLIEGSEVNLLSPSGRSGAAGFTPKIRRFIVAGIFRTGMFEYDSSLGYVSIPAARNLLGFKGDVVSGLEISVDDVYNVDAISKDLRKKIASFTVYVRHWQEMNANLFAALELEKTAMFIILAMIVLVGSFSIVTSLVMLVIQKTKDIAVLMSIGANAKSIRNIFMLQGTLIGLAGTLIGFLIGVPLSLLLKKYQFIKLPSNVYPVDYLPVRLETWDMVAIGAAAFLLCFLATIYPAWRAAALNPSEALRYE
- a CDS encoding ABC transporter ATP-binding protein, whose product is MNKDPIYQLVAVSKDFDGPSETVHILNKVDLTIEQGESVAVLGASGSGKTTLLHMLGTLDQATSGQIFMNGVELNTLGSGKRAELRNRDIGFVFQFHHLLPEFSTLENVAMPAFIAGKGRSEGLERAREALEMVGLGHRLDYKVTTLSGGERQRAAIARAILLRPKVLLADEPTGNLDGETGDMIGELLMTLNNELGMTSVVVTHNPELAGMMHRRVELRSGEFYAH